The sequence GACCTCCTGGATCATCTTCACCTCCCCTGCAAACAACGCtgagtgttcccagaagggggacagcgggcaggggccaaggaggggcttccggaatcctgtaccctgggggactctgggacagccttccaggtggccctttatgtcctccaggcaccaggccacgattccacATCATCTCTCAGGgaatgcgccaacccatctgaaggcccgttacgtccccatgtcacagatggggacaccggggctaatagcacagcctgagtcactagtaagacgagctgggtcaggaagcccatctccttgactttggattgtcctacccgcAGGTGTGCATTttggcgtcctggggctcggggtccctcctcctgggggatcCCACCACCCGCCGAGGGCCCCTACCCACtgaatcaggggagcagagctgaccaacctgcctggggccccacatggggctggggaagggccgaccccgggctctgggggctctcccagtactgggccagccggtcccctgcaggacaaggacttctcgctggggatcggctggggcctcagcttcctcacattgtcacctgggctggcggtcccaagaccagaaacctgcccgtctgaaggtgaccaccgctgcctcccttgggtttcacttgcccgagtccctccgcGGGACGACCCGCATCGTtgacgcctgctcccgtgggggtcgcctccccttggactgggacaggtctggcctccatcccggggaacgcactggctttggcacattatttggcccagacgcctgtgaacctttctggctctgggtcgtgagggatgttctcccttctgtggtgtgaccgtccagccttctgcatctcccggtttctgtttagCCACGGGAGGACCcgccgtgtcctgtctggcttcaggctgtggtgtcacagcacgcacaggggtctccaccccgagaccatTGTCACTGAAGGGGCCTCCTTTTTCCCTCCTAGTCTTTAATCCATTGCGATTTCAatagcaaaggagaaaaagtctatttcaaacgaccacaaagtacaaaaatgtgaACTCATTCACAGCCTGTGCCCTCCGGAcatgcactccaggggccccattacatttgggctcaggtcccagagcctggtctgggcctacatgatgggcggtccccactgtggctccctgCCTTCCCGAATCGTGGTCCCACGTGCTTCTGtcaacccctcccctcccgggtggatgACCCATGTGAccgggttctaagggctagaatatgataaccgggtgtcatttctgggctgattcatggaatttctggtttcctctctcgtgggtccattctctgtctctgcctcggactctgtctgtctctgtgtgtctcacgggagcagggcctgtgggctccagggtccaggtgacaaccctcagaagcctcccttgtggcccgTGTGCCTCCCCAGGTccggtgctcagctccctcaTGAGGCCTCCTCGGCCCAGCCAGCGCACTGCCTGGGGAACTACTTCCTCATGAGGGCCCAAGGCTCCatcaaggagggtcttgacctcggtccccacaccaggggctgctgctTGGCCACGtactgcaaacccaggtcctcggtgcTCCAAGCCCCCgggctgccctctgctcagaaggaccttgagggagtgggaagcattttcccaggaggggagaacagagggccagggatgaagatctcAGGACACAGAGtcgtctatgagcctgtgggacccttgggacactgtcgacacagcccagtttaggaggaggaagctgggtccttctgtgctgtagccccatccacacttcctagctccaggggcccagcgtggtggacacaggaccccagaccccgtcctcccctagttcctggcaatccccccggacaccttggggaccccctgaccctcaactggcacatctgccctccctatgtggtgggtcccgggctattgccaggaatcctgatgtccctgccccatgaccccactgcctccagcctttctcttctttcccccgtattacccaccccctcccagtgtggactcccctctgatctccagtgggacagtcagaatatgtgtgtgtgtgtgtgtgtgtgtgtgtgtgcacgcctttctggagatgcccagaggtcacagcctcacagggACGGGGTAGATAGGACCTCCGAGCATCTCAGGGGCTCTCATTCCCAGGGGGAACCCCATGGGgtgtagaggctggcctaggattggagaccagccctgctccttggaccctgcacacctcacttgtcctgggccagtccttgccattcctcacggtccctctgtccctgggggtcagacggggaagtgcatcagtgtggccacggcccaggctcgcccccaggggtaggtggaggggaggtgccccaggTACACAGGCCTCCGTCCACAGGGCCGGATGGGTCGAGCGGAGGCCCGGTGTGGCCAGAGACCCGCACTCAGCACCTGTAGATGATCCAGACGGACCGGTGATGTGCATGAATCCaaccgctccccacctggctggtcacccatgttcccacctccgccaactgctctgggaaccaaacctctcctgagcctcagaaccACGCCCGCCCCTGCCAGGCAGACCTCAGGGTGCAAGgcaaggtgggttggacatctggggacacgatGGCCAGTGActacacccaccccacccagctggcctggaccgcagactccaccccggggtccaggtgcatggaccctggggcatggctgggccagggtcctggaggcagcagtggaggccgactcagggcagggagaagtcggtcctccccctgcccttctcctttcctccttccggcttgtcttcctggcaggaccttggacagaggtccagcctgtgcctggctacagccctgggtggagtcagagggtgggaagaggcccctggaggccagggggcacctccaggaaaaccaagtgtcagggggctactttaactgggcatcccccgggcactcagtgatttcagccctttgtatacatgagccgtgaccccaggaccgggtatcagcccattcctcaccccaagaggcacgtatcctccccagccgaggccccgtcggtggccggtcctccctccagccccaagaggtccagctgctccacaggctctacatcttccgcggctggagcccgagcagccatcaggggcctggatccgggccctggagcccctcagggaggacaggtgagacTGGGCAGcagccaggagagggcagagtgcagtctccttgaggtcatggcctcctgctcaacCCATACCCTGGTGTGTGCCGACCCCTAAGGCATCTGGGCCCCAGCTGCTGGGCAGGTTCGGGGACAGAGACCACAGTGtcgctcctggtagctcacaggtgtccctgttccCTGTAGTTACACCTGTCCTACCAGttggactccctcctggtcggCAGGCAATACCcatggccaaaaggaacaggccactgtcaaggtctgggaagaatgataGGCCAGGCAGAAGGGGAATGCTCGTCCTCGCCTCGGGGGTCCctgccgggctggcgggggctccggaggtggtattccagctctctgctgaccagccctgtgcccagaaacacctgcctcccttctctgggcctcactctcctgctctgtgaaatgggtgatgcagagcgATCattcccatggcaggaacaaggtgGGTACCGGTGACGGATGGAGCACCCGTACAGGGCCCGGATCGCAGAccacagtggggaaggggggaggggacgcCAGTGAGGCCCTGCCCACAAAGCCATCCAGCCTTTCCATGTAGCCACCAGGGCCTGGCTCTCCTCCTGGTCCTTCCCAGGgacatcaggcgtcagcttaGCCTCAGCCTCCACAGCCCCGGGGCAGCActgggcgctcacgagctctgtctctcagggtccgcaagcacagctcctcactgcccctgtcccctcagCCGGCGGacgacaccgcatcaccggtgccggcctggacgtgaggatcagcgGCTTGGACGAGAGCATCggccgagctggcagggggaacgtcctttggtcccctctccgagacctctccgggtacagacctcacttgaacaactcctgtgacaggagaccatctctggacctgccggggaatccagccccgggaggaggcgacgacctgctctgctctacagagcaggagactgaggcaacatcatcctcccaggccggtgccTGGAAATCCAtgcttgcctgggggcaaatacGAAACCCGCGAGCTCCCTCCacatctaggatgccgtggctctgatGACACTGCCTGGTCACGTCCCCTGCGCCTGGCAAGCTGcagtgacccccgactccttacctgacatccgagccccgagtgaactgggccagatgccctccccagggtgttcccctcccccttccttagtgttttcctcccccagggagcccaccatccctgcccctcgagtCCCCTGGTACCACcgccccgctccatggctcccatccagagcaccctcatctctaaggctggcttcagaggtcacctcCTCGGGGTCCTGAGAAAGCCCACTGTTTGGGTCAGAacgacccgggctcacactcacagcgGGGCCACGTCAGagtcctgtgacacgcaagctctatgcccgcttctgggacctcggtgctctttttgaagatggggtcggcggctcccacgtccggtgggtgtctgggggatgaaagcagggaggtgaaggtgtccgacgtaggggagcttgtggggggagggggctctcgggaaggcagggggaggtgatggggaggagggaaaggcagccTGACCTCTacctgcccagactggtgtccacctccccctccccctgctcagccaggcgcccggatgaacagtggagtggagtgtgggggccaggtcagcagggtgggggtctgtctcgtttccctcttgCCCCCGTGTCTCCATACCCactgcgtccagccgccctgcctgggtggagtggccgtggccccaggcctaagaggatatgagggtcactgagcgggcggtggagatcggataGGTGTGACCCGAGGTGTCATGGactcctgccgcgaggtggtcccgtgtgcgcagtcccatggtcccggtgcacctgcgcaggctccacctgcctcgacctttggtgggagcacctccctgCTCCCAACGCTCCCCAGCCACATCCTGCCcaaaggtgggagccaggggccactctagccggactggtgaagctcctcctccaagtgctcatggaacagtcgggaaactgaggccaggagaggcagggactggccgggaacccaccaggtgagcagagcctagaggggctggaggaggtttcgggctcctaggccaggtATTCATTTTCCCAGGTGGTTTTCaagggaatgagagcctctaagatcctggaggaccactgaacccaccccatgtggggtcctttcctctgggcatccccgagtgggcacaggtccACGCAATTGCATGGAAACACAGTCCCTCGCCCCCCAGTAACTAACCACCCGCGTGGGGGTCAAAGGATGAGTGGACCCTGGAGGtgacaggggttgggggagagaagaggtgtGGGGCGGGGACATTGTCTCCAGGGAACATGCCCATGAGGGCAGCCACGCCAGGCTAATGGCCAGGGGATCCCCAAATGTCCCCGTGTGTatcacaggcacccccattctaCAGAAGCACCCCACTCAGCTCCCGTGGTTGGAGACCTTCGAATGCGCAACGTGTTCTCATGCTGTGTCCTGATATCTCGAGGCTGTGGTCTCAGGAAAGCCCACAGGGAGAGCCTTTTCCCACTTGCAGACGGTGGGTCCGGTCTCACCCCCAAAGCATGTGGTCACGTGCCCACAGGGACGCAAAGGTGACACTAGAAGGCCCAGGCCTGCCCGGTCTAGCCTGACACGGCCCTGATCCGACTGGTGAGTCGCACGAGCCTTctctgtgaatgtgtgtgaggctgtgtgtgtttgtaaggATGGGACGTGGGGGGAAGCCACCACAACAGGCGCAGGCTGATGGGAGGGTCATGTCCACACCCCAGGTCAAGGGTGACTGGGCAGGACAGGGTGAGTTGTGTAgagctacaggacacagggacacattCTGGTGTCCGTCCCCGAGCCTGGCcagcagctggggtccaggtgccctaGGGGTcggcacacacctgggtctgggctgagaaggaggccatgacctcaaggggactccactctgccctctcATGTGTTCCATGCCAGGCgcaccccttcctcatcctccacggccacgtgtgcccacgagcctcatgggatagcaggcatgggacgtgtctacaggtggctccctgatggcgcccctacaaataGATGCcagaaggaccccactgtgcagacggggaGACTGGGGGGCCCCAGGAGGCACGGGGTCTGTGTGGGATCCCAGCACTGATCaggaggaaaacccaggtctgaacccagctctgtggcctcaAAGCCAcggcaccggccgcaccaggccttGCGGTGACGTGTCTGGgatgtgttggtgtcactgtagggacagggcatggggtggaggggagccctttgcagcctgggaggggctcttgtaggagcaggaagccgggtaagggggcCCCAGGAaatgacctcacctccctggtcacagagcccaattgaactcagaacccgggtcaccaggcacccacgttctggagacagcgcccgactgggctcattcATTGGGACACTtttgcctgacgaacatgttctcctgttgtgtgcccgtgacccgcggctgccggctcagGGGAGCCCGCggccgcgacccttcccgaccctggagacagtgggtcaggtcgtgcacaggacgcctcaggtctctagctcgcagggacccaaaggtaacacaggagacccagagacatccagtccagaccgacaccactctgatctgaactgtgcggccccatGTCCCcccgtgtttgtgtgtgtgtgtgtgtgtgcgcgtggaaggaggggtcgtgtgtggagggcccacctgagcaggtgcaggctgatgaaggggtcagatgcctggtgggtgggtcaGGCTCACACTCGGTCAAGGCTGGTTGGGATGGACAtggtgtgctggggtggccctcttgtCCCTGATGTTCATCCGGAGCCCTGTAGGTGGAATCACTGTGTCCCAGGCTCACGTCtatgcacactcaggtctgtgtccaatctgggagccacaggtggagaaggtggaaggacactgaggatggccaCGCATGGCTGTGATGTCTCTGGGACGGccgcgggtcactgtctttacagaaatcaactgaAAATCGGGAAACGTCTGGCCGAATCCCGATACACctgccctacagagttgtgcgtgtgccccgtcgcccaggagggccaccctggaccgaGGGAGAGAGTGGCTGCAGGGAGGTCTTGGGAAGCAGAGCCTGGAGATgacctgggaaggcctccttcactgCCCTGGCCCCttcacagggtcctggttcaccggtcctgggatgaggacctggagcccccggagccagagcccgagggtgagaaggctggggtgggagatgtgtgttcacggggcccgGGGG is a genomic window of Felis catus isolate Fca126 chromosome D4 unlocalized genomic scaffold, F.catus_Fca126_mat1.0 chrD4_random_Un_scaffold_87, whole genome shotgun sequence containing:
- the LOC123383638 gene encoding uncharacterized protein LOC123383638; protein product: MKGSDAWWVGQAHTRSRLVGMDMVCWGGPLVPDVHPEPCRWNHCVPGSRLCTLRSVSNLGATGGEGGRTLRMATHGCDVSGTAAGHCLYRNQLKIGKRLAESRYTCPTELCVCPVAQEGHPGPRERVAAGRSWEAEPGDDLGRPPSLPWPLHRVLVHRSWDEDLEPPEPEPEESGAGAEAGVAPEPDPRASGSSASLQAGVESGATPAGAGEPAGDLGPVLGQRAPEQSQLVPASAPDTVPATTLFPVWIRATNQGLKGLPGVFIVLLIVAPVPVPDPSTRMTLPLLPYPFSPLLFRWYIICSWFV